From a single Drosophila sulfurigaster albostrigata strain 15112-1811.04 chromosome 3, ASM2355843v2, whole genome shotgun sequence genomic region:
- the LOC133842505 gene encoding LOW QUALITY PROTEIN: G-protein coupled receptor dmsr-1 (The sequence of the model RefSeq protein was modified relative to this genomic sequence to represent the inferred CDS: substituted 1 base at 1 genomic stop codon) produces the protein MVTNMSQPHYCGASVDDFHTNYKYIHGYFSLVVCILGTIANTLNIIVLTRREMRSPTNAILTGLAVADLAVMLEYIPYTVHDYILSDLLPREQQLSYSWACFIKFHSIFAQVLHTISIWLTVTLAVWRYIAVSYPQRNRIWCGMRTTTITIAMAYVVCVLVVSPWLYLVTAITKYQMTLDANGKTIKTVPLTQYMVDNDEQVSLQVMSSTTPDMAWAFASSSNTTSMSMLNLSTVVPTTTVAPSELGQRNITVYKLYHSELALNDLPLRNATFLIYSVIIKLIPCFALTVLSVRLIGALLEAKKRRKILACHAANDMQPIVNGKVVTPSQPKSCKLLEKEKQTDRTTRMLLAVLLLFLITEFPQGIMGLLNVLLGDAFLMECYLKLSDLMDILALINSSINFILYCSMSRQFRSTFTLLFRPRWFDKWLPLSQHDGDGRDGMGGRLDGYGRQRLVHTDAVSKSMAIDLGLTTQVTNVXQESSRAVSTTTATTIAAAATATATATATNATESAAVDVDGCANEIGAANDICVVEMLQPKDTAGNSNISKHHNRSSNCNSNINRAARRRCSVGGKCIWPASDWLRRLRNKEQLQQQQQQQPHSEQLQRERDLESRETSRTRRSSVLLMVLLSGSEMEAKAVVVSEQQAIMTTPQQPQRLSRTATEEMDDAIDALWL, from the exons ATGGTCACGAACATGTCGCAGCCGCATTATTGCGGCGCCAGCGTTGATGATTTTCACACAAA ctataaatatatacacgGCTATTTCTCGCTCGTGGTCTGCATTCTCGGCACCATTGCAAACACACTGAATATTATTGTGCTGACTCGCAGGGAAATGCGTTCACCAACGAATGCTATACTCACAGGATTAGCAGTAGCTGATCTGGCCGTGATGCTGGAGTACATACCCTACACCGTGCACGACTACATACTCAGCGATCTGTTGCCGCGCGAGCAACAACTCAGCTACAGTTGGGCCTGCTTCATCAAGTTCCATTCGATCTTCGCCCAGGTGCTTCACACGATCTCCATCTGGTTGACAGTAACTTTAGCTGTGTGGCGCTACATTGCGGTGAGCTATCCTCAAAGGAATCGCATTTGGTGTGGCATGCGAACCACAACGATAACCATAGCGATGGCCTATGTGGTGTGTGTCTTGGTGGTATCGCCTTGGCTGTATTTGGTCACTGCCATCACCAAGTATCAGATGACACTCGATGCCAATGGCAAGACGATCAAAACGGTGCCGTTGACGCAGTATATGGTGGACAACGATGAGCAAGTCTCGCTGCAGGTGATGTCCAGCACGACGCCGGACATGGCTTGGGCCTTCGCttccagcagcaacaccacGTCGATGAGCATGCTCAATCTGAGCACAGTGGTGCCCACCACAACTGTGGCACCCTCTGAGCTGGGACAGCGCAACATCACAGTATATAAGCTCTATCACAGCGAACTGGCTTTGAATGATCTTCCCTTGCGGAATGCGACGTTTCTCATCTACAGCGTGATCATTAAGCTGATTCCCTGCTTTGCTCTAACAGTGCTCTCAGTGCGTTTAATTGGCGCGCTGCTCGAGGCGAAGAAGCGTAGGAAAATTCTCGCCTGTCATGCGGCCAACGACATGCAACCGATTGTCAATGGCAAAGTTGTGACGCCCTCGCAACCGAAGAGCTGCAAGCTGCTGGAGAAGGAGAAACAGACGGATCGCACCACGAGAATGCTGCTGgcggtgttgttgctgtttctcaTCACAGAGTTTCCACAGGGCATTATGGGACTGCTGAATGTGCTGCTTGGCGATGCGTTTCTCATGGAGTGCTACCTCAAACTGA GTGACCTAATGGACATTCTGGCACTTATTAATTCGAGCATCAATTTCATACTCTACTGTTCGATGAGTCGCCAGTTCCGCAGCACGTTCACCCTGCTCTTCCGCCCCCGCTGGTTCGACAAATGGCTGCCGCTGTCGCAGCACGACGGCGACGGACGGGACGGGATGGGGGGAAGGCTGGATGGGTATGGGAGACAGCGACTGGTGCACACGGATGCTGTTAGCAAGAGCATGGCCATTGATTTGGGTCTGACGACGCAAGTGACAAATGTGTAGCAGGAAAGCAGCCGGGCagtgtcaacaacaacagccacaacgatagcggcggcggcgacggcaacagcgacggcgacagcgacaaatGCAACTGAATCCGccgctgttgatgttgatggaTGTGCCAACGAAATTGGCGCCGCTAACGACATCTGCGTGGTTGAAATGCTGCAACCAAAAGACACTGCCGgtaacagcaacatcagcaaacATCACAATagaagcagcaactgcaacagcaacattaatAGAGCAGCGCGACGACGCTGCAGCGTGGGTGGCAAATGCATTTGGCCGGCCAGCGATTGGCTGCGTCGATTGCGTAACaaggagcaactgcagcaacaacagcaacagcaaccgcatAGCGAACAACTGCAACGGGAGCGGGATTTGGAGTCACGTGAAACGTCACGCACGCGACGCAGCAGCGTGTTGCTGATGGTGCTGCTTAGTGGCAGCGAGATGGAGGCGAAGGCGGTGGTTGTTAGTGAACAGCAGGCGATAATGACGACACCGCAGCAACCGCAACGTCTCAGTCGCACTGCAACCGAAGAAATGGACGATGCCATCGATGCATTGTGGCTGTAA